The nucleotide sequence TTAACCCCAGCATTAGAACTATTAATTTCTTCAAACATTTTGTTTAAAGATGTAGAGCCTGAGAATTTAAAACCACCGTCTACTGATTGTCTCGTACCGTCTGCTTTATTTGTTTCGATATTGAAGGAAAGGTAGTTATGATCATAAGTTACAGAAAACTCACTTCCAGCTGCTAATTCTTCCCCAAATTCTAATAACCCTGTCTCAGTATTTAAAAACACTCTATCTGCTTTTGTTGCAGCATCATATCCGTCCCAGGTCGTCTTATCAGTTACAATTGTATAATTTTTTGATGTAGTTGGTGAAGATGGAACTGTTGGATCATTAGGTGTTGTTACTGAAATAGTATCATCAGCTCCAATACCACTCACTGCTCCTTTAGATAATTGAAATTTCTTCATCGTTGAATCATCCGGAACTGTAAAACCTTCTTCAATACCTGATTCTTGCTTCCAAAAGCCTAGTAAAGGATCAGTTGGTGATTGGAATTGTGACCATAAACTTTTACTAGGATCAATACTTCCTATACTACTACTACTCATCAAACGAGCTGGCTTAGCCAATTGTGAAACATTCTCTAATGTAAAAGAAACATCTCCCTTACCTGCCGCTACTGTAGCTGAAACTAAATCTTCATTAGAAGAGGTCACCGTTCGTTTCAACATATTTGCTTGTCGAGAAATTCCATCGAAAATAAATTGATCGAATTCTTTTAATAACTTACTCATTTCACGGTACTCGCTTCGTTGCCATTCAAAGGTTTGCTTGTCTGCCTTTAACCGATCTAATGGAAGCCTTCTTGCTTGCATCATTGAATCGACAATACTTTGTGTATCCATACCACTGGCTAGACCTGTGAATTTAATTGACTCCATTGCATAGCCTCCTTGCAAAATGGTTTATATTTAATGCATCATTATATTTAACCTTAAACTATCCTTAATATCGGAAGGTTTCTTAAAGTTTCCATATAAAAAAGGAAAAGACAAAAAAAGAAAACTCGGCAATCGCCAAGTCTACTTGAAAACATCATTAAATTTTCTCATCTATTATAAGGCCCATAAATTCCCACATACGACCCATCATATCAAGAAACTTTTCAGGAGGAACTTCGCGGACAACTTCCTTCGTTCCTTGATCAACTACTTGCACGTAATACCTATCTGTTTTTTCATGTAACTTAAAGCTAAGTGTAGTATAACTTGCTTCAGCAAGTTTGTTTAGTTCCTCCACTTGCTTACGTAGTACCTCTTTGCTTACCGACAGCTCATTACTTTGTTGCTTTTCTTGATTACCGAGATAAATAATATTTTCAACTTTAGTACTTTTTGCTTGAGAGACAGCATTGTTCGACCCAATATTAGTGATTTGCTTGGTGTTAGGGTAATTAGCTAACAAATAGGTATTGTTAGATGCCTGAGTAACCATTCCATCACCTCATCATTTTCGAAATACCGTTATTTCATACTATATCGGCCTTCTTTTTTATTATTTTATGGGTCGATCTTCTTAAAGTTGATAATTTTCTTACAAATTTATTTTTGTATCACTTTTTTAACCGCAGCAATGACTGATTCCACATCACCTGTGCTCATTTTAGGAAACAACGGCAAGGTAAGCGCTGTTTCATACCAATTTTCTGCAATTGGGTAGTCTCCTTTTTGGTAGCCAAGCTGCTGATAATAAGGCTGTAAATGCACGGGGATATAGTGAACATGAACACCTATATTTTCTGCCCGCAAAGCATCAAAAATCTCTCGACGAGACATGCTTAACTTATCTAACTCAAGCTTTAGCATATATAAATGCCAACTCGAATCTCCATCTGGATGCTGATAAGGAGGTTGGACACCTTCAAGTTCTTGAAATGCTTCTGTATACATTGCAGCCCACTTTCTACGTAAATCTACAAAGGTGTCTAATCGTTTTAATTGAGAAACTCCAAGTGCAGCTTGGAGGTCTGTCATCCGGTAATTCATACCTAAATCATGCATTTCATAATACCAAGGCCCTTCATCCTTGAGCATCTTATCCTTCGTAATTCCATGAGAGCGAAATAATCTAAGCTTCTCTGCATGTTCTGCATTATTCGTTACAATCATTCCGCCTTCTGCAGTTGTAATGTGCTTAACAGGATGAAAGCTGAACATCGTCATATCAGCTTGTGTACCAACTTTCTTCCCTTTGTACTCAGCGCCGATTGAATGTGCAGCGTCTTCGATAAAGACTAATTGATTAGCATGACAGATTTCTTTAATACGATCCAAGTCAGCCGGTTGTCCCGTATAATCAACAGCTATTACAGCTTTTGTTCTGCTTGTTATTTTCTTTGCAATTTCATCTGGAGAAATATTATAAGTGTGTTGATCAATATCAGCGAAAACAGGCTTTCCACCAGCATAAAGGATACTATTACTAGTCGCGACAAACGTCATTGGTGTCGTAATCACTTCATCGCCTTCGTTAATACCTGCAGCATAGCAAGCACCGTGAAGCGCCGCTGTTCCATTACAAAAGGCCACAGCATATGTTGCACCGACATAATCTGCAACCGCTTGTTCAAACTCTTCTATCTTTGGTCCTTGAGTAATAAACGGACTTTTCAATGTTTCTAAGACAGACTGAATATCTTCCTCATCAAGCCATTGTTGTCCATAAGGAAGAAAATCTTCTCTTACAGGCTTACCTCCGTGAATTGCTAACAATTATTATTCCTCCCTCTGTAAAAAGAAGCCACCTCTTAGTCGAGATGACCTTCCTTAATCCATTCTTCTGTACGTTTAATCCCTTCTTCTAACGTTACTTGTGGTTCCCAATTCAATAGATGTTTTGCTTTTTCATAGTTACATAGAAGCTTCTGGATTTCACTTTGGGGATGGATATGTTCAACATGCTGAATTCTTGTTTCATCTTCTACAATTAATTTTGCTAAATCATTCACCGTAATATCTCGGCCAAGCCCTGCATTTACAATTTCCCCATTTACAGCATCTGAATAGCCTGCTTCAACAACAAAGCGCGCACAATCTTCTACATATAACAAATCACGTGTTTGTGTTCCTTCACCATAAATATTTAATGTTTCACCATCAAGCTTTCGTTTAATAAAAATAGCCACTACTCCGCCTTCACCACCTGTTTTTTGAAAAGGTCCATATGTATTAAATGGGCGGATAACAACAGTCGGAAGACCGTAAGCATAATAATAAGACAATACCATATTTTCAGCAGCAATTTTTGCACCTGCATAGGGGGATGCTGGCTTAGTTGGATGTTCTTCTGTAATACCACTTTCCTCACTGCAGCGGTCATAAACCATGCATGTACTCATAAAGACAACTTTCACATTGTGCTTACGGCATTCTTCTAGTATATAAAACGTTCCAAGTGTATCATTATTAAACGTTGTTTCAGGGTCATCAATTGAATCTTGGACATTAATGGATGCACCAAGGTGATAGCAAACATCAAATTCCTCATCATTAAAGAGCTTTTGAAGCAAACTTTTATCTTTAATATCCCCAACGATAAATTGCTTTAATTGCCCTCTAAATTCTTCAATATTTTCCTCTCGCCCGTTTGATAAATCATCTAATATTGTAACGTGATGTCCATCATTAAGTAACTTCTTAGCAGTCCAACGACCGATAAAGCCGGCACCGCCTGTTAAAAGAATATTCACTATTCTATACCTGCCTTTCTAAATTTTGCTACACTAAAGGAAGAGGTGATCCAATTGAAAAAGAAAACGATTATTCCACGAAAACCGTTTACCTATTCATCATTCCCTACTATTACAATGCATAATGACGATGTTTTCCTTTACTATCGTCAAGGCCGAACAAGCCGTTCATTTGTACATGGCTATGAAGGTTCAGTAAAGCGCTGGAAAATAAATAAAAACCGTCTAATCGAAAACTTTGAGAATGATCGATTAATTGTTCATGACCGCGGCTATGAAACTACGACATTCGAAAATAGAAATGAAAATGAGCTTGATGCCATTGTTTCAAAACTCGATGATAATCTCTATTCACTCGTCACTCGGTGTTATTTGCCAAGGAAGCTAAACCAGCCTTATGTATCAATTTCAACTACTCCAGAATTTGATAAACGCACACCAGTCAAGGTACCCGAAGTACAGTGGTGCGTGTTATATGGTAAAGCCTTCAGTTCCGAGCATGGCTATGTATTCCCTGCATACGGTTCATTACGAAATGAGCCTGGCGAACGCGCTTTCTTACTTGTTACAGAGGATGGAAAGCACTGGTCTGTATTAAGTGCTCTTCCGCTTAACCCAAAAGAGTACATCTTAAATGAAAGCTCTGTCACCTGTGATGGTGAACAATATACCATTTACATGCGAAGCAACAAGTTTCCTTTTGCAATTTGGAAATCCCATTCAGACGATTTAATAGAATGGACCCTACCTGAAAGAGCAATCGAAAAGGCACAAGCTCCAATGGCAATTACTTATCAACATAATACGTATGTAACTTACCGTGATTTCTCAATTTCTCATCGTTGGGCGACATCTCTTAAAGTCAACGACAACTCACCAATCCGTCTAGAAGAATATGTAGGCAACCCATATGATGGCGGCTATTCAGATTTAATCATGCTCAATGACAAGCAACTCTTTGTAACCTACTACAATGGAAATCAAGCTGCTGAACCTTTCATAAGAGGAGCGCTACTTCATATAGATGAACGCTAGAGGCTGAACGTTATCAGCCTCCTTGCTTTTCTACAAAAATAGCTCCCAAGAAACCGGCGTCCCTTTTTTCACAGCTTTCTTTACACTCTTGCCTAGCAGCATATCATAGTATTTCGGCGGCAAACCATGCCCTGGACGAATGGCTCGTAAGTTATCCTTTGTTAATACATCACCTGCAATCAAGTCTTCGGCAATGTACAACGAGCGACGATGTTCCATTGATGGCTTTTCTGCCTCGGTTGGACCATACTGAACAGTTCCAATACTTTGCCAAGCTCGTTCTGTTTCTTCTACAAGCATTTTCATTTCATGCGGCTCTAGCGAAAATGCCGCATCAACCCCGCCTTCAGCACGTGAAACGGTAAAGTGCTTTTCAATCACAGTTGCACCAAGTGTTA is from Bacillus tianshenii and encodes:
- a CDS encoding GDP-mannose 4,6-dehydratase gives rise to the protein MNILLTGGAGFIGRWTAKKLLNDGHHVTILDDLSNGREENIEEFRGQLKQFIVGDIKDKSLLQKLFNDEEFDVCYHLGASINVQDSIDDPETTFNNDTLGTFYILEECRKHNVKVVFMSTCMVYDRCSEESGITEEHPTKPASPYAGAKIAAENMVLSYYYAYGLPTVVIRPFNTYGPFQKTGGEGGVVAIFIKRKLDGETLNIYGEGTQTRDLLYVEDCARFVVEAGYSDAVNGEIVNAGLGRDITVNDLAKLIVEDETRIQHVEHIHPQSEIQKLLCNYEKAKHLLNWEPQVTLEEGIKRTEEWIKEGHLD
- the pseC gene encoding UDP-4-amino-4,6-dideoxy-N-acetyl-beta-L-altrosamine transaminase gives rise to the protein MLAIHGGKPVREDFLPYGQQWLDEEDIQSVLETLKSPFITQGPKIEEFEQAVADYVGATYAVAFCNGTAALHGACYAAGINEGDEVITTPMTFVATSNSILYAGGKPVFADIDQHTYNISPDEIAKKITSRTKAVIAVDYTGQPADLDRIKEICHANQLVFIEDAAHSIGAEYKGKKVGTQADMTMFSFHPVKHITTAEGGMIVTNNAEHAEKLRLFRSHGITKDKMLKDEGPWYYEMHDLGMNYRMTDLQAALGVSQLKRLDTFVDLRRKWAAMYTEAFQELEGVQPPYQHPDGDSSWHLYMLKLELDKLSMSRREIFDALRAENIGVHVHYIPVHLQPYYQQLGYQKGDYPIAENWYETALTLPLFPKMSTGDVESVIAAVKKVIQK
- a CDS encoding sialidase family protein, translated to MKKKTIIPRKPFTYSSFPTITMHNDDVFLYYRQGRTSRSFVHGYEGSVKRWKINKNRLIENFENDRLIVHDRGYETTTFENRNENELDAIVSKLDDNLYSLVTRCYLPRKLNQPYVSISTTPEFDKRTPVKVPEVQWCVLYGKAFSSEHGYVFPAYGSLRNEPGERAFLLVTEDGKHWSVLSALPLNPKEYILNESSVTCDGEQYTIYMRSNKFPFAIWKSHSDDLIEWTLPERAIEKAQAPMAITYQHNTYVTYRDFSISHRWATSLKVNDNSPIRLEEYVGNPYDGGYSDLIMLNDKQLFVTYYNGNQAAEPFIRGALLHIDER
- the flaG gene encoding flagellar protein FlaG → MVTQASNNTYLLANYPNTKQITNIGSNNAVSQAKSTKVENIIYLGNQEKQQSNELSVSKEVLRKQVEELNKLAEASYTTLSFKLHEKTDRYYVQVVDQGTKEVVREVPPEKFLDMMGRMWEFMGLIIDEKI